Genomic segment of Desulfarculaceae bacterium:
CCACCGCGCCCACCCGTCCGGCCAGGGCCCGGGCCGCCGCCCGTTGCAGGTCCAGGTCGATGCTCAGGGTGAGGTCCGCCCCCCGGCTGGAGGGGGCCTCCTTGAGCACCTTGATCTCCCGCCCCATGGCGTCCACTTCCACCTGACGGGCGCCGCGCAGGCCGTGCAGGACCTGCTCGCGGCTCTGCTCCAGGCCGTAGCGGCCCACCCAGTCGCCCATGCGGTACTTGGCCCGGCTGGAGCGCTCCAGCTCCTTGCGGTTGATCTCGCCCAAATAGCCGATGACGTGGGCGGTTACGTGCGGGGCCAGATAGGCCCGCTGGTAGCGCACCATCACCTTTACCCCGGGCAGCTCGTAGCGGAAGGTTTCGAGCAGGGCCAGCTGGTGGCGGTCCAGACGGGACCTGAGCACGATGGGCTTGAAGGGCGGCGCGCCCCGGGCGGCCTTGCGGGCCTTGGCCAACTCCTCGGGGGTAAGGCCCACCAGGTTGTCCAGGCGATTGCCCAGGGTCTTCCAGTCGGCCACGTCCTCGGGCACCACGGCCAAATAAAAGGCCGGGCGGTTGTCGGCCAAAAGGCGGCCCTCCGCGTCGAAGATCAGGCCCCGGCTGGGGGGCAGGTCCACCAGGCGGATGCGGTTGGTCTCGGAAAGCTTGCGGAAGTGCTCGCCCCGGAGAAGCTGCAAGTACCACAGCCGCCCCAGGAGCACCAGAAAGGCCAGGGCCACCACCACCGCCGCGGCCATGAGGGCATGGCGCACCAGGGGGTTTTCGGCCGGCTCCAGGCCGCGGCCGCCGCCCAGGCTGGCCGGCTTGGGGACCGAGGAAAGATTCACGGGGCCACCCTGCGCTCATCGGGCCAGAAGCGGGCCATGGGGCGGACCAGGGCCTCGATGAGCCCGAAGAACAGGGGAGCGACCAGGGCGCTGATCAGGCCCTGGGCCAAAAGCAGCAGGGGCAGGTTGGCCGGGGGGATGTAGCTGGGGATGGTCAGGGTGAGCCCGGCGGCCATGAGCAGATGGGCCAGCATGGTCATCACCCCCACCGAGAGCATCTGGAAGGGCCAGGAGTCGATGTTGAGCTTGCGCCGGGCCAGCTGGCAGATCACGTAGACCACCGAGTAGATCACGATGTTGAGCCCCAAGACCCCGCCGGAGATCAGGTCCATGAGATAGGCCAGGGCCCAGACCACCACGAAGCCCAGGACCAGCGGCAGGCGGTAGCCCGCCGAGACCACCAGGACGATCATGGGCTCCAGACGCAGAGGCCCCACCGACCACCACGAGAACACCGTGGTGCTCAACACGGCCAGGAAGAACCCTAAGACTAGGGTTCCCGCCGCTCGGGGCCAACGTGAAGCGTCGCGTCTCATCTGGGTGGTTCAACCTCTATCTTGTTGCCCTTGCCGGGTCCATACGCTCTATATAGTAATGTTGCGCCCGCCCCCGGCCATCGCCAGGCCCATACTCTCGGCGGCACAGCCAGCCGCCGGCAGACAAGGCGTCTGGCGAGCGAGGGCCGCAGGCGTGGCCCAAGTCACGTTGAGGCCCGAGCGATGCCAGCAACACCGTATGCCGGTGGCTGGCGAAGCCGCCCTAGCCGTCCAGGTTGCGCTTGCGCAGAATCACCAGCACCTCTTCCAAACGGCCGAAGTCCACCGCCGGGGAGACCTCCACCCGCTGGAAGGCGCCGTCTTGCTCCTTGTGCACCGCGCTCACCGTGCCCACCAAGACGCCCTTGGGGAACACCCCGGCCGCGCCGGAGGTGATGAGCTTGTCGCCCACGGCCACGTCGGCGGTGTGGATCACGTACTTGAGGCGCAAGACCCCGCTGCCGCTGCCCTCCACGATGCCCCGCGAACGGTTGCGCTGCACCAGCACATCCACCGCGCTGTTGGCGTCGATGAGCAGCAGCAGCTTGGCGTAGTGGGGGCTGGCCCAGATGACCCGGCCCACCACGCCCTCGGCGTTGACCACCGGCATCAAGGGCTCGACCATGGCCGAAGTGCCCTTGTTGATGATCACGGTCTGGAAGCGGCCGCTGGGGTCGGCGCCCACCACCTCGGCGGCGGCCATGGGGTAGTCCAGGGTCTTTTGGAAGTTGAGCAGCTTTTTCAGGCGCCGGTTGGCCAGCTCCAGCTCGTCGCGGTCCACCACCCGCTGGCCCAGGGAGGCCAGATCCTTGCGCAGGTGCTCGTTTTCCTCGGCCGCCTGCACCAGGGCGAAGTAGCGCCGCCAGATGGAGTTGAACCACTGGCCCACCCCGGTGACCCCGCGCTGCACCGGGCCGATCAGCTCCATGGCGTAGCGCCCGCCGGGCACCCGGTCGATGCCCTTGCCAGCGCTGAAGGAAAAGTAGGCCAAGGCCCCCAGGAGGAACAGGGCCACGATGATGGGAACCCGGTACTTGCGGAAGAAGTTCACGGCGCTTTGCTAGCCAGCACTTTTCAAGAGGGTTGCGCAACCGGCGGCCGACCGTGCCGGACATGGGTGCACACCGCACCAAGGTGACGTCGGCGCTTTTCTCAATAAGTTTACCTGAAATTGCATCGTGGTTGGATGCCGCCCAACCCTCATGAAATATGCGGGCTTGGAGTTTGCGGGCCGTGTTCGGGCGCCGCGCGGACCGGTCCCGGCGGCGTCTATTTGATCATGACCTCTTTGAGGAGGTCCAACTCGTCCAATGCCTTGCCCGAGCCCAGCACCACCGTGGACAGGGGGTCTTCGGTGATGGTGATGGGCAGGCCGGTCTCCCGGGCCAAAAGGGAATCCAGGCCCTTGAGCAGGGCGCCGCCGCCGGTGAGCACGATGCCGTTGTCCACGATGTCGGCGGCCAGCTCGGGCGGGGTCTGCTCCAGGGCGATCTTCACCGTCTCCACGATGGTGTCGATCTGCTCGGTGATGGAGTTGCGCACCTCCTCGGAGGTGATCTCCATGGTCTTGGGGATGCCGGTGATCAGGTCGCGCCCCTTCACCTCGATGGATACGGGGATGGGCGCCTCGCCCTCGGCCAGGCCCTCTTCGGGCTCCAGGCCGCCGGGGTAGGCGTTGCCGATGGTGGTCTTGATCATCTCGGCGGTGCGCTCGCCGATGAGCAGGTTGTGCTTGCGCTTGACGTATTGGAGGATGGCCTCGTCCATCTTGTCGCCGCCCACGCGCACGCTCTTGGCGTAGACCACGCCGGCCAGGGAGATGACCGCCACTTCGGTGGTGCCGCCGCCGATATCCACCACCATGTTGCTGGTGGGGTCGGTGATGGGCAGCCCCGCCCCGATGGCCGCGGCCATGGGCTCCTCGATCAGGTACACCTCGCGGGCCCCGGCGCTCTCGGCGCTTTCCTTGACCGCGCGTTTTTCCACCTGGGTGATGCCGCTGGGCACGCTGATGATGATGCGGGGCCGAACCAGGGTGCGGCGCGCGTGCACCTTGCGGATGAAGTGGCGAAGCATGGCCTCGGTCACCTCGAAGTCGGCGATGACCCCGTCCTTCATGGGGCGGATGGCGCGGATGTTGCCCGGGGTGCGCCCCAGCATCATCTTGGCCTCTTTGCCCACGGCCAGGACCCGATTGGAGCCCCGGGCGTCCTGGCGCACCGCCACCACGCTGGGCTCGGAGAGCACGATGCCCTTGCCCTTGACATAGACCAGGGTGTTGGCCGTGCCCAGGTCGATGGCCATGTCGCTGCTGAACAAGCCGAGCAGGGGGTCTAGGAACATGGTGGCTCCAGGAAGGAAAATCGCATATATAATGGTTGCGGCATCATTGGGAGACTACCAGAGAGGCTCCGGGGTAGCAAGCCTTTTGAGGTCATATCTTGGTGACTTGCGCCCCCCCGCCGACCCGCGCTCCGGCCCCCGGCTGGGGGGTGGGCATTTGACAATAACCGCTCCTTGTGATTAACTTTGTCCCTTGCCGGGCCGCCCGAGGGCCGGGCCGCCTCCCGAGGGGGCGGTTCCGGACGTGCGGGGCGTGCCCTTTTGCGCGGCCTTTCGTCCGGCTACCCCAAGGACGCGGGTCCTAAACCTGGCATGAAACAACAAG
This window contains:
- a CDS encoding rod shape-determining protein; the encoded protein is MFLDPLLGLFSSDMAIDLGTANTLVYVKGKGIVLSEPSVVAVRQDARGSNRVLAVGKEAKMMLGRTPGNIRAIRPMKDGVIADFEVTEAMLRHFIRKVHARRTLVRPRIIISVPSGITQVEKRAVKESAESAGAREVYLIEEPMAAAIGAGLPITDPTSNMVVDIGGGTTEVAVISLAGVVYAKSVRVGGDKMDEAILQYVKRKHNLLIGERTAEMIKTTIGNAYPGGLEPEEGLAEGEAPIPVSIEVKGRDLITGIPKTMEITSEEVRNSITEQIDTIVETVKIALEQTPPELAADIVDNGIVLTGGGALLKGLDSLLARETGLPITITEDPLSTVVLGSGKALDELDLLKEVMIK
- the mreC gene encoding rod shape-determining protein MreC, producing MNFFRKYRVPIIVALFLLGALAYFSFSAGKGIDRVPGGRYAMELIGPVQRGVTGVGQWFNSIWRRYFALVQAAEENEHLRKDLASLGQRVVDRDELELANRRLKKLLNFQKTLDYPMAAAEVVGADPSGRFQTVIINKGTSAMVEPLMPVVNAEGVVGRVIWASPHYAKLLLLIDANSAVDVLVQRNRSRGIVEGSGSGVLRLKYVIHTADVAVGDKLITSGAAGVFPKGVLVGTVSAVHKEQDGAFQRVEVSPAVDFGRLEEVLVILRKRNLDG